One window of Chloroflexota bacterium genomic DNA carries:
- a CDS encoding SUMF1/EgtB/PvdO family nonheme iron enzyme, whose protein sequence is MNIDATVWTALLSGDDARISATVAQIAPGSAEAVALAARLAGLLEGAEPLALRIAAGRALAWLGDPRDLDALIEVPAGPFIAGDPGEMHTIAAAYRIGRYPVTNLQYARFVAATGRPAPVHWDAATGRFAPGIANHPVVFVSWHDAQAYCAWRTAQTGIRHRLPGEGEWERAARGTDGRAYPWGDVFDPARANVHECGLRSTTPVGAFAGGASDCGALDMAGNVWEWTDAQNERANDSLRGGSWMQYGMFARCAFRHAEPRHAVLNDSGFRVVTG, encoded by the coding sequence ATGAATATCGACGCAACTGTATGGACCGCGCTGCTGAGCGGCGACGACGCGCGGATCAGTGCGACCGTGGCGCAGATTGCGCCGGGGAGCGCCGAAGCGGTCGCGCTGGCTGCGCGGCTGGCCGGCCTGTTGGAGGGCGCGGAGCCGCTGGCGCTGCGCATTGCGGCCGGGCGCGCACTGGCGTGGCTCGGCGATCCGCGCGACCTCGATGCGCTGATTGAAGTGCCGGCCGGCCCGTTCATCGCCGGCGACCCGGGCGAGATGCACACGATCGCCGCTGCATACCGCATCGGCCGCTACCCGGTCACCAATTTGCAGTACGCGCGCTTCGTCGCCGCGACCGGCCGTCCGGCGCCGGTACACTGGGACGCAGCGACCGGCCGCTTCGCGCCCGGCATCGCCAATCACCCGGTCGTGTTCGTGTCGTGGCATGACGCGCAGGCCTACTGCGCCTGGCGCACGGCGCAGACCGGTATCCGACACCGCCTGCCGGGCGAGGGCGAATGGGAGCGCGCCGCGCGCGGCACCGATGGCCGCGCCTATCCGTGGGGCGACGTGTTCGACCCGGCACGCGCCAACGTCCACGAATGCGGGTTGCGCAGCACAACGCCGGTCGGCGCATTCGCGGGCGGCGCGAGCGACTGCGGCGCGCTGGACATGGCCGGCAACGTGTGGGAATGGACGGATGCGCAGAACGAGCGCGCCAATGACTCGCTGCGCGGCGGCTCATGGATGCAATACGGCATGTTCGCGCGGTGCGCCTTCCGGCACGCCGAGCCACGGCATGCGGTGCTGAACGACAGCGGGTTTCGCGTCGTCACCGGCTAA